Genomic DNA from Mycobacterium stomatepiae:
GCGGTCCCTCACCTCGGCTTGCGCGCCATGACATCCGAATCCCTTGCCCGTCAGCAATTTTGGGATGAGCTCCGCAAGACGACGCAGGCCCGGATCGGCTTGGGGCGGGCCGGAAACGCGCTTCCCACACACGAGGTACTGGAGTTGGCCGGCGCGCACGCCGCGGCTCGCGACGCGGTCCACATCCCCCTCGACATAACGCGCCTCGCTCAGGAAATCGAGCCGATCGGCATCGGCGAACCCGTGATCGTGACCAGTCGCGCAACCTCGCGGGAAGAGTATCTGCGCCGCCCAGATCTCGGCCGGCTGCTTGCCGATTCGATCGTCGTTCCCGAGGAACCCGCTGACGTCGGATTCGTTCTCGCGGACGGTCTTTCACCAACGGCGTTGATGCACCACGGACCGGCGCTGCTGCAGGAACTCGTCGCACAGTTACGCACTTCCTACCGCCTTGCGCCGCCGGTCATCGCTACGCAAGCGCGCGTCGCACTCGGCGATCACGTTGCCACGCAAGCGCACTACGGCACGCTCCTGGTGATCATCGGTGAGCGCCCCGGCCTCAGCGTCGCCGACAGCCTCGGCATTTACCTGACACACCTGCCGCGTCCCGGCTGCACCGACGCCGACCGCAATTGCATCTCCAACATCCGTCCGCCCGATGGACTCAGCTACCGCGAAGCCGCCCGCATCGCCATGAGCCTCATTGCCGGCGCACGTCGACTCGGACGATCCGGTGTGGCATTGAAGGACACATCGCGGGCGGTCACGCTGGAAGCAGATCAGCACACCGAGGTGCGTTGAATACCCGCTGCCGTAGCGAAAGGATTTGTGGCGCAGCTACTCCTGCGCAGCTTTGATCATGAAGGACGCCGTGCGATTGAGTACGTCGCATTCCTTGGTCAGGTCGTTGAATGCCCGCCTCAGTTGATTGAGTTCGTCACGCTTGTTGGCCGTGTCAACCGTGCGGTCCAACGCCACGTGAGTCGGCTGCGCGGGCTCGCGCGTTCCGGCGGCGGACGGAACGAACCTGAGCCTGGAACCCGACCGGTTACCGGCGTCGCCGCTTCGAGGCGAGTTGACCACCGTGGCCACCGCCGGCATTCCGCCGGCCCATGTCCCCGGCAGCGGCAGGCCCGCGGTCGGCGCGCCGGCATACCCTTCCATCGGCATGGCCGCGGAGACGAGCCGGATCGCCGGTGACGTCGACCACGAGGGCGGGGCCGACAGACCACCGATCGGTACGGCGCGGCCCAATGCCGCCGACGTCCCCGCGCCCAGCGATGTCGGACCGACGGTGCCGACCGTCGACACCGACGACGACGCCGCGGCGGCAAGCGGAGCCGCGGCCGCCGCCGGAGCCTGGGCCGCCGATATGGCCGGCGCCATGGCCGCGTCGACCATCGGGTCAAGGATGTATCCAACGGCGGTGGGCAAGAACGTCATTCCTTCGATGAAGTTCTCAACGTTGGCCAGTTTGTCGTTCAGCGACTTGTACCACTCGAAGAATTGCGACAGCGGACCGTCGTTGCCCGCAGACGATTGCGAGTTTTGCGCGGTGTCAGCCGCCTGCTCGACGGCCGCGGCCTGGCCACTCGCCCCGGAATCATCGGTGTTCTGCTGCGGTGGACTAAACGGCACCAACTCACTAGCCGCCGCCGAACTACCCGCATACCCACACATCGCCGCGGCATCCTGAGCCCACATCTCGACATAGTGAGCCTCCGTCACCGCAATCGCCGCCGAATTCTGCCCCAAAACATTCGACGCCACCAACGCCGCCAGCAACGCCCGATTCTCCGCAATCACCGGAGGCGGCACCACCGCAGCAAACGCCACCTCATACGCCGCCGCCGCCGCGGCCATCGCCACCGACGACGGACCCGCCCACAAACCCCCCACCAAATCGGAGACCACCCCGTGATACCGACCCGCCGCCGAACTCAACTCCGCAGCCACCCCATCCCAGGACGACGCCGCCGCCAGCAACGGCCCCGACCCCGCCCCCACATACATCCGCGCCGAATTCACCTCCGGCGGCAACGCCGCAAAATCGAACACTCCGACCTCCCTGTCAGTTATCCGACGCATTCGGGGCGACGGCATTCTCGACGCCAGGTATTGCTTCGCCCAGGGGAGCGGCTAATGCGCGAGCCGCCAACCTGATCAATTGATCCGTAACTGATATATCTAATATCGATATATGTTTCGACAATTCATATATTTATAGTTTAGAAACAGGGATGGGCCTTTTTCCAGGCAAAACTAGGAATTAACCTGTCGCTGGACGGACGCGGTCACGCCAACTCGATCAGCAGATCGCCAGGCGACACCTGGGCCACGCGGTCGATCGCTACCCGGCGCACCGCGCCCGCGACCGGAGCAGTGATCGTCGCTTCCATCTTCATCGCCTCGATCGTGGCGACCGTTTCGCCACTGGCGACCTCATCCCCGACGCCCACGCTCAGCGTGACGACGCCACCGAAGGGGGCGCCGACGTGCCGCGGATTCGCGCGATCGGCGCGTTCGGCCGCTTCGACCGTGGGACTCACCGAACGGTCGCGGACCGAGACGAGGCGCATCTGCCCGTTCAGGGTGCACACCACGGTGCGTACGCCGCGTTCGTCGGGGTTGCCGACGGCCTCGACGGTGATCAGCAGATCCACCCCGGGTTCGAGACGGACGCGGTGCTCCTGGCCGTGCACCAGGCCGTAGAAGAATTCGAGGGCCGACATCCGTGAGGTGTCCCCAAACTCCTGGCAGTGCTGCTCGAATTCCGCTGTGGGACCCGGGAACAGCAGTCGGTTCAACGTCCGTTGCCGGTCGCTTCCGGGCTTGTCCAGCCGCGCCTCATCCTCACCGGTCAGCCGGGCCGGAGGCGGCGCCGGCGCGCGGCCTTCGAGAGCTCGGGTGCGCAGAGGCTCCGGCCAGCCTCCGGCGGGTTCCCCGAGATCACCCCGCAGAAAGCCGACGACCGAGTCGGGGATGTCGTAGGACGACGGCTCGGCGGCGAACTCCGCCGTCGTGATGCCGCTCCCGACCAGGGCGAGGGCGAGGTCGCCGACCACCTTCGACGAAGGGGTCACCTTGAT
This window encodes:
- the eutC gene encoding ethanolamine ammonia-lyase subunit EutC is translated as MTSESLARQQFWDELRKTTQARIGLGRAGNALPTHEVLELAGAHAAARDAVHIPLDITRLAQEIEPIGIGEPVIVTSRATSREEYLRRPDLGRLLADSIVVPEEPADVGFVLADGLSPTALMHHGPALLQELVAQLRTSYRLAPPVIATQARVALGDHVATQAHYGTLLVIIGERPGLSVADSLGIYLTHLPRPGCTDADRNCISNIRPPDGLSYREAARIAMSLIAGARRLGRSGVALKDTSRAVTLEADQHTEVR
- a CDS encoding PPE family protein, with the translated sequence MFDFAALPPEVNSARMYVGAGSGPLLAAASSWDGVAAELSSAAGRYHGVVSDLVGGLWAGPSSVAMAAAAAAYEVAFAAVVPPPVIAENRALLAALVASNVLGQNSAAIAVTEAHYVEMWAQDAAAMCGYAGSSAAASELVPFSPPQQNTDDSGASGQAAAVEQAADTAQNSQSSAGNDGPLSQFFEWYKSLNDKLANVENFIEGMTFLPTAVGYILDPMVDAAMAPAISAAQAPAAAAAPLAAAASSSVSTVGTVGPTSLGAGTSAALGRAVPIGGLSAPPSWSTSPAIRLVSAAMPMEGYAGAPTAGLPLPGTWAGGMPAVATVVNSPRSGDAGNRSGSRLRFVPSAAGTREPAQPTHVALDRTVDTANKRDELNQLRRAFNDLTKECDVLNRTASFMIKAAQE